The following proteins are encoded in a genomic region of Glycine soja cultivar W05 chromosome 17, ASM419377v2, whole genome shotgun sequence:
- the LOC114391499 gene encoding uncharacterized protein LOC114391499 yields MLTKKNRYIHSDKIVVEGNCSVVIQRILPPKHKAPGVVMIPCSIGEVVVGKTLIDLGASINLMPLSMSRRLGEIEIMSTCMTLQLVDCSITRPYGVIEDVLVKVKHLIFSADFIVIDIEEDADIPLILGCPFMSTVSCMVDMGKKILQMGIEDQKISFDLFEEDKDPPSQDVFLKVRVMKEKRPEKKVLEVGTLLDPG; encoded by the coding sequence ATGTTAACCAAGAAGAACCggtacatccatagtgacaAAATTGTTGTGGAAGGTAACTGTAGTGTTGTTATTCAACGCAttcttccacccaagcacaaaGCTCCTGGAGTTGTCATGATACCGTGTTCTATTGGTGAGGTTGTTGTAGGCAAAactctcatagacttgggagccagtatcaatttaatgcctctTTCCATGTCCCGGCgacttggagagatagagataatgtCCACATGCATGACCCTCCAGTTAGTTGACTGCTCCATTACAAGGCCatatggagtcattgaagatgttttggtgaaggttaAACACCTTATATTTTCAGCTGATTTCATTGTCATAGACATAGAAGAGGATGCTGacattcctctcattcttggcTGTCCATTCATGTCTACTGTAAGCTGCATGGTGGACATGGGAAAGAAGATACTGCAGATGGGCATAGAAGATCAAAAGATCAGCTTTGATTTGTTCGAAGAAGACAAAGATCCACCTAGCCAAGATGTCTTTCTGAAAGTGCGTGTGATGAAGGAAAAGAGACCTGAGAAGAAGGTCCTTGAAGTAGGAACTCTGTTGGATCCTGGATAA